A region of Hydrogenobacter sp. DNA encodes the following proteins:
- a CDS encoding aldo/keto reductase has translation MFERLILGSANFGMDYGISCGRRLSNEEVFQILDRAWQEGIRWIDTAQAYGGSEEVIGNYMRQKGRIFNIITKLPHENYGNYKDIKEKVLESKKKLQVEKIKVLLLHSFKTFDDKRELMSESLERLKEEGLIEEYGVSVYHVEEVFDFFHVIKKPFVVEFPANVFDRRFIRRLKELKELKLKLLARSVFLQGLFFLPEERLTGFFAPIRDKVLSLKKKAELLNLPLSCLCLIFVWQYSDIEGIILGVDNLRQLEENLECIRSNISFSEVLEGFEVEDENIILPYNWR, from the coding sequence GTGTTTGAAAGGCTTATCTTAGGTAGTGCCAATTTTGGCATGGATTACGGTATATCCTGCGGCAGGAGACTTTCTAATGAGGAGGTCTTTCAAATACTTGATAGAGCATGGCAGGAAGGCATAAGATGGATAGACACCGCTCAAGCTTATGGCGGGTCCGAAGAGGTTATAGGCAACTATATGCGTCAAAAAGGAAGAATATTTAACATAATCACAAAACTACCCCATGAAAACTACGGAAACTATAAGGACATAAAAGAGAAAGTGTTAGAAAGTAAAAAGAAGCTACAAGTTGAAAAGATAAAGGTTTTACTTTTGCATTCCTTTAAAACTTTTGATGACAAAAGGGAATTAATGAGCGAGAGCCTTGAAAGGTTAAAAGAGGAGGGTCTTATAGAAGAATACGGTGTTTCTGTCTATCATGTAGAAGAAGTTTTTGATTTTTTCCATGTTATAAAAAAACCCTTTGTGGTGGAGTTTCCAGCGAACGTCTTTGATAGAAGATTTATCAGAAGGCTGAAAGAGTTAAAAGAGCTAAAGTTAAAGCTTTTAGCAAGGTCTGTTTTCCTTCAAGGTCTCTTCTTCCTGCCAGAGGAAAGACTTACGGGCTTTTTTGCTCCCATAAGGGACAAAGTGCTTTCTTTGAAGAAAAAGGCAGAGCTTTTGAACCTTCCTCTTTCCTGTCTTTGCCTTATTTTCGTGTGGCAATATTCTGACATAGAAGGTATCATATTAGGTGTGGATAACCTTAGGCAACTTGAGGAGAATTTAGAGTGCATTAGAAGCAATATAAGCTTTTCAGAAGTTCTTGAAGGCTTTGAAGTGGAAGATGAGAATATAATCCTGCCATATAACTGGAGGTAG
- a CDS encoding class I SAM-dependent methyltransferase, translating into MKQLEVFKNYEADRWYERNKESLKPKDDIVIWLLENYGVLKAESSVLEVGASNGWRLARIYEKYKCKVVAVEPSKKAVEEGKKVFPFIEFYNIALEEMDFENSFNVVIVNSVLHWIDRKNLLHAIARIDRALKEEGYLVIGDFQMPIFIKNPYHHTQEELYTYKQAYKELFLSSGLYVELATLCYNHDTKEFRDINLKNLFCVSLLRKQEIYLRQDKVL; encoded by the coding sequence ATGAAGCAGTTGGAAGTTTTCAAAAACTACGAAGCGGACCGATGGTATGAGAGGAACAAAGAAAGCCTGAAGCCCAAAGATGATATAGTCATATGGCTTTTGGAAAATTATGGAGTATTAAAAGCGGAAAGTAGTGTGCTTGAAGTGGGTGCATCAAATGGTTGGAGACTTGCAAGGATTTATGAAAAGTACAAATGCAAAGTAGTAGCGGTGGAGCCATCAAAAAAGGCGGTAGAAGAAGGAAAGAAAGTTTTCCCCTTTATAGAGTTCTACAACATAGCCTTAGAAGAAATGGACTTTGAAAACAGCTTCAATGTGGTTATAGTAAACAGCGTATTGCACTGGATAGACAGGAAAAACCTTCTTCATGCTATAGCCCGCATAGACAGGGCTTTAAAAGAAGAGGGTTATCTTGTGATAGGAGATTTTCAGATGCCCATCTTTATAAAAAACCCCTACCATCACACACAGGAAGAGCTATATACTTACAAGCAAGCCTATAAGGAGCTTTTCTTGTCCTCGGGCTTGTATGTGGAGCTTGCCACCCTTTGCTACAACCACGACACAAAAGAATTTAGAGATATAAACCTTAAAAATCTCTTCTGTGTGAGCCTTCTGAGAAAGCAAGAAATATACCTAAGGCAGGATAAAGTGCTATGA